A window of Diorhabda carinulata isolate Delta chromosome 7, icDioCari1.1, whole genome shotgun sequence contains these coding sequences:
- the LOC130896329 gene encoding cytochrome c oxidase subunit 6A, mitochondrial-like, whose translation MAYVLNQGIRRFMQTSVRRSAQVEGPSAVSGQHEGGYKIWKNITFFLAFPSIVLCAVNCYLSHQSGHHDPPEFVKYDHLRVRTKRFPWGDGNRSLFHNPHTNALPDGYEHH comes from the coding sequence ATGGCTTATGTGCTTAACCAAGGTATTCGAAGATTCATGCAGACTTCTGTAAGAAGATCGGCTCAAGTAGAAGGTCCATCAGCAGTTTCAGGTCAACACGAAGGTGgttataaaatttggaaaaatatcacatttttccTAGCTTTTCCATCGATTGTATTGTGTGCTGTAAATTGTTACTTGTCTCACCAAAGTGGACACCACGATCCTCCAGAATTTGTTAAATACGATCATTTGAGAGTACGTACCAAGAGGTTCCCTTGGGGAGACGGCAACCGTTCATTATTCCACAACCCACATACTAATGCTTTACCAGACGGATACGAACATCATTAG
- the LOC130896328 gene encoding MICOS complex subunit MIC19, whose amino-acid sequence MGASSSATRKLTIENDDPTSVIKVSEEVVDRLTGSQVKSENVKQPPPMPPPHGGAGPFPMFWHEPSLNTYQVRQASTAELKKNDEYWQQRLKNLEDKHKKMNEVLDKEYEKALQEVSSKNFVGNVQNLPPCKDRERAVMECYKCNPNESMKCAKVVQAFQECVDLRRNCLLASKYN is encoded by the exons atgGGTGCTTCATCGAGTGCAACTAGAAAATTAACTATAGAAAATGATGATCCTACAAGTGTCATCAAAGTTTCGGAAGAAGTAGTTGATAGACTTACAGGATCCCAAG taaaaagtgaaaatgtAAAGCAACCACCTCCAATGCCACCACCTCACGGAGGTGCTGGTCCGTTTCCCATGTTTTGGCATGAACCGAGCTTAAATACTTATCAAGTTCGACAAGCTAGTACAGCGGAATTAAAAAAGAATGACGAATATTGGCAGCAAAGGCTGAAAAATTTAGaagacaaacataaaaaaatgaacgaaGTGCTAGATAAAGAGTATGAGAAAGCT ttacaAGAAGtctcttcaaaaaattttgtaggaaACGTACAGAATTTGCCTCCATGTAAAGATAGAGAACGTGCTGTTATGGAGTGCTATAAATGTAATCCAAATGAATCAATGAAATGTGCTAAAGTAGTTCAAGCCTTTCAAGAATGCGTTGATTTGAGGAGAAACTGCCTGCTTGcaagtaaatataattaa